The sequence ATATTTACAGAATGTTTGTCTGTTGATTCCATTAGCGTGATAAAAATCGCCTACAAATCTATAAAATGGATGCTTTTTTGCCTTTGTTTGCTCATATTCTTTGATCAAAAATCTCCATTTACTTTGGTAATTTCTCTCTAAAGTTTTATCTTCTGTGTTTCTTCTCATACCTAACTCCCTCAAAAATGTTTCTTTTATCTTAACATTTTTGTCATCGAATTAGTTGACCTTTACAATCCCAGTGCCCAGACACTTGGATCCAGCACTTAATTACTATACTAGAAAACAAATACACGGATAATGGATAACAATAAAAATAGCTTACTTCATACTAAACACAGTGTTTTTAGGGAAGTTATAGCTAACACAGATAAGCTTTCCCCGATTTTTGAAAAATAAAATCAATAGCAGCGTTAACATCTGGCCAGAAAATTGGCAGTATTTTTCTCACAGCATGTTTAATTGCAAACCAAAAATGCTCAATTGGATTCAAATCTTACTTTTACCCACAAATATAAAAAAGCTAGTAAAATAGCAAATTCATATATTTGATAAAGGGTTTAAAAATGTACGGAGTAAATACAAATACGCAATATACTGATAGCTTAGGGGACAAATGGCTAGAAAGAGAGTTGAGACATGTTAATCTGGGAGATATAAGGCTTAATAAGAGGCTTATTACAACAAGTTATCTTATAGAGCGTAAGGCATCTGGATCAATTAATCAAAGTTGTGGTGGATGGAAAGAAGCTAAGGGCGCGTACAGGTTGTTTAGTAATGAAAAGCTTGAGGCCGAGAAAATTTATTCTTCTCATCATAAAGAAACAGCGGAAAGGATAAAAGGAAATAAGCTTATATTTTCAATCCAAGATACTAGTTATTTGGATTTTGACTCTCATATAAATACCAAAGGGCTAGGCAGTATTTCTAAAGCTTATACAAAGCATAAAAAGGGTTTGCTGCTGCATAGTGCCTTAATGGTCAGTAAAGAAGGATTACCTTTAGGTTTATCTTCTCAACAGTGCTGGGCGCGTCCCGCTAGAAAAGAAGAAACAGCAAAAGAAAAAGCAAATAGGAAATACCGTACTTCTATAGAGGAGAAAGAAAGTTATAAGTGGATAGCAGCACTAAAAGAAACCATAAATAACGTTTCCAAAGATGTACAACTTGTCACTCTTGGTGATAGGGAAGCAGATATCTTCAAATTTTTATGGATAGCTGAATCATTGGGTAGTTTTTATGTAATCCGTAACCGAGCTAATAGAAAATTTATCTGTACTGAAGAGGGAAAAACAGATTTGCAAACACGCATAGCTCAACTTCCGGTAAAAGAGAAAATCGTCTTGGAAGTTGCTAAAAACGGGCACCAGAAGTCAAGAAAAGCAAATATTGAAGTAAAATATATGAAAGGCTATATACCTATCAGAGCGCCTTACATTTATGGGTCAAAAGATACAGCACATAAAATAAGTGATAAAGTCGCTGTATATGTGGTAAGCGCAAAGGAAATGGATCCTCCTAAAGGAGTTGAAGCTATCGATTGGACTTTGTTAACTAATGTACCAGTTAATAGCACTTTAGATGCCATAGAAAGGATAAATTGGTATAAGCTACGATGGAAAATTGAAGAATACTTTAGAATTTTAAAATCAGGATGTAAAATAGAAAGCTCTCGTTTAACTACAAAGGAAAGGCTACAGAAATTAATTGCTATAAAGAGCATTATTACATTTAAAATTTTATATTTAACAAAAGTGGCTTTATCGCATCCTATGGAGGCTTGCACTAAGGTTCTAAGCAATGAAGAGTGGAAAGCTCTTTACATACGTGAGCATCAAGTGGCCACATTGCCCGAAGAACCTCCAAACATAAAACAAGCTATTATTTGGTTAGGAAAATTAGGTGGGTTTATGAATAGAAAAGGTGATAATTTACCAGGAAGTATGACTCTATGGCGAGGCTATGAAAATCTTAGAGAGAGCATGGTTATGCTTCACATAATAACTTCTCAAAGTTATGGGTAAAAGTAAGGATTCAAATCCGGTGAATATGGCGGTAAAAACAATACGTTACACCCTACATTCTCAATCAGTTTTCTAATTTTTACGGACTTATGGAAGCTTGCATTATCAAGGATGACTGTCTGTCCAATTTTCAATTCAGGAATTAGTATATTTTCAACATAAGCCTCAAAAAGTTCACTGTTGCAATATCCCTCAAATGCACATGGTGCACCAACTTTTCCCTGATTTAAAGCTCCAATAATACTGATCCTTTTCTTCTTAAATGCAGGTTTTTCAGCAAACAATCTCTTCCCTTTCGGAGCCCATCCATATGCGTAAAATTCGTTGTCATCAATTCCAGATTCATCTATAAATACCAGGTTTTCTTTGTTTATTTTAGCTACTTTTTCTTTGAATTCTTTACGTTTTCCTTCATCTCTCTCTTGATAAAGAAAGGTTTTTTTTATATGTATAGCCAGCTTTTTTTAGATAATTGTATGCTGTCTCTTTGCACATATTCCCAAATTTTTCAATTACTTTATCAGTCGTAACATCTTGATTATCTTCCAGAAATTTAAAAAAACTGCCCATGTCTTTAATCTTGCTCCTATGACCTGTTTGGTAGCCATAGGCTGGCTTTACGCTTCCAGTTTCTTCCCTTCTTTTTCTCCACCAATACAGTGTTTTTCTGTCAATACTGAACATCTCACTCACAGCTTTCATGCTCATTTTTTTCTCATCTACCACTTTTAAAACACGTTCACGTAAATCTTCGCTGTATGGTTTTGGCATTTTTAACCTCTGCTTTTTATTCAACATGCCTTTATTATCATAAAATCCAGTCTAGGGAAAGCTTATTTTAGTTAGCTATATACTGCAAAATGGATCCCAGTGTCGAAGCACTGGGATGACACCAGTAGTTGATACTTAACACAAGTCCTATCGCTTCACGAGATATTTGTACATCTGTGTGTCACGCACTGGAATGACACCATTTTTCGCATTTTTGCCTTCAAATTTGCAAGAAGTCTATTGTCGAGGATTACTGTTCGTCCAGAATTCAATTCTGAACTAGTATATTTTTAACGTAAGGCTCAAAAAGCTCACTGTTGCAATTTTTTTTCTAGTCTTCCACTTTATCAGTTTCAACTACTTTCATTCCAACCACATTATATCCTGAATCAACGTGCAAAATTTCTCCTGTGGTACCACTGCTTAAGTCGCTTAGTAGATATAGAGCTGCTTTTCCTACATCTTCAATAGTGGTGTTGCGTCTGAGTGGTGAGTTGTTTCTGTTCCATTCTGAAATGGAATGAAAATCACTTATTCCCGAGGACGCTAATGTCCTGATAGGACCAGCAGAAATGGCATTTACTCTTACGTTTTGTGTCCCTAAGTCGCATGCTAAATATTTTACACTTGCTTCAAGTGCAGCTTTACATAAACCCATAACATTGTAGTTTGGCATAACTTTTTCAGCACCATAGTAAGATAAAGTAAGCAGGCTACCTCCATTTTCCATCATCTTTTCAGCTCTTTGCGCTAAAGCGGTGAA is a genomic window of Wolbachia endosymbiont of Folsomia candida containing:
- a CDS encoding IS630 transposase-related protein; this translates as MPKPYSEDLRERVLKVVDEKKMSMKAVSEMFSIDRKTLYWWRKRREETGSVKPAYGYQTGHRSKIKDMGSFFKFLEDNQDVTTDKVIEKFGNMCKETAYNYLKKAGYTYKKNLSLSRER
- a CDS encoding enoyl-ACP reductase; its protein translation is MATNLLQGKKGLITGIINKRSIAYGIAKTLSEYGAEFAITYQNETIKEKLLPIAEEFQIDEKLLLKCDVSNEETIDEAFKTIKKEWESIDFLVHAIAFSDKNELNGKYVNTSLNNFLSAMHISCYSFTALAQRAEKMMENGGSLLTLSYYGAEKVMPNYNVMGLCKAALEASVKYLACDLGTQNVRVNAISAGPIRTLASSGISDFHSISEWNRNNSPLRRNTTIEDVGKAALYLLSDLSSGTTGEILHVDSGYNVVGMKVVETDKVED
- a CDS encoding IS630 family transposase, with the translated sequence MAIHIKKTFLYQERDEGKRKEFKEKVAKINKENLVFIDESGIDDNEFYAYGWAPKGKRLFAEKPAFKKKRISIIGALNQGKVGAPCAFEGYCNSELFEAYVENILIPELKIGQTVILDNASFHKSVKIRKLIENVGCNVLFLPPYSPDLNPYFYP
- a CDS encoding IS4 family transposase, translated to MIKGLKMYGVNTNTQYTDSLGDKWLERELRHVNLGDIRLNKRLITTSYLIERKASGSINQSCGGWKEAKGAYRLFSNEKLEAEKIYSSHHKETAERIKGNKLIFSIQDTSYLDFDSHINTKGLGSISKAYTKHKKGLLLHSALMVSKEGLPLGLSSQQCWARPARKEETAKEKANRKYRTSIEEKESYKWIAALKETINNVSKDVQLVTLGDREADIFKFLWIAESLGSFYVIRNRANRKFICTEEGKTDLQTRIAQLPVKEKIVLEVAKNGHQKSRKANIEVKYMKGYIPIRAPYIYGSKDTAHKISDKVAVYVVSAKEMDPPKGVEAIDWTLLTNVPVNSTLDAIERINWYKLRWKIEEYFRILKSGCKIESSRLTTKERLQKLIAIKSIITFKILYLTKVALSHPMEACTKVLSNEEWKALYIREHQVATLPEEPPNIKQAIIWLGKLGGFMNRKGDNLPGSMTLWRGYENLRESMVMLHIITSQSYG